In a genomic window of Dyadobacter fermentans DSM 18053:
- a CDS encoding cytochrome ubiquinol oxidase subunit I has product MNDFIAARSQMALSLGFHIIFSCIGMVMPFFMAVAHYYYLKTGQPVYKNVTKAWSKGVAIFFATGAVSGTVLSFELGLLWPEFMKHAGPIFGMPFSLEGTAFFIEAIALGFFLYGWGRFNPWFHWFTGVVVGVSGLASGILVVAANAWMNSPAGFEYINGQYLNIDPLAAMFNEAWFSQALHMTIAAFAATGFAVAGVHAFMILRGSHVLFHTKSFTIAAVFGCVAALVQPLSGDISAKDVAIRQPAKLAAMEAHFHTEKSAPLIVGGIPNEDEKRVDYAIKLPGFLSFLAHGNFEAEVTGLDRIPEENHPPVAITHYAFQIMVGMGMAMMLISVLYFTALWKKRNWLQQPWLLKLFALATPLGFIAVEAGWTVTEVGRQPWIIYGIMRTADAVTPMPGIAYSFYLFTAIYVSLAAFVVFMLYRQIKMVGKLYDHS; this is encoded by the coding sequence ATGAACGACTTCATAGCCGCCAGATCCCAAATGGCCCTTTCACTGGGGTTTCATATCATATTTTCCTGCATCGGAATGGTCATGCCGTTCTTTATGGCCGTTGCCCACTATTATTATCTCAAAACCGGACAGCCTGTCTATAAAAACGTTACCAAAGCTTGGAGCAAAGGCGTGGCGATCTTTTTCGCAACCGGCGCGGTGTCGGGCACGGTACTCTCGTTTGAGCTCGGACTTTTATGGCCGGAATTTATGAAACACGCCGGGCCGATTTTCGGAATGCCGTTTTCCCTCGAAGGAACGGCATTTTTTATTGAGGCGATCGCACTTGGTTTCTTCCTTTACGGCTGGGGGCGGTTCAATCCCTGGTTCCACTGGTTCACGGGCGTGGTCGTGGGTGTGAGCGGGCTAGCGTCGGGGATACTCGTGGTGGCAGCCAATGCGTGGATGAACAGTCCGGCCGGTTTTGAATACATCAATGGACAATACCTTAATATCGACCCGCTTGCGGCGATGTTCAACGAAGCCTGGTTTTCGCAGGCGCTGCATATGACCATTGCCGCCTTTGCCGCAACGGGTTTTGCGGTGGCGGGGGTGCATGCGTTCATGATCCTGCGTGGAAGCCATGTGCTTTTTCATACCAAATCATTCACGATCGCGGCGGTGTTCGGCTGCGTGGCCGCGCTGGTGCAGCCGCTGAGCGGGGACATTTCGGCGAAGGATGTGGCCATCCGGCAGCCTGCCAAACTGGCGGCGATGGAAGCGCATTTCCATACCGAAAAATCGGCACCGCTCATCGTCGGCGGCATTCCGAATGAAGATGAGAAGCGGGTCGACTATGCCATCAAACTCCCCGGTTTCCTGAGCTTTCTGGCCCACGGCAACTTCGAAGCCGAGGTAACCGGCCTCGACCGCATACCCGAAGAAAACCACCCGCCGGTAGCTATCACGCATTATGCGTTTCAAATTATGGTAGGAATGGGTATGGCAATGATGCTGATTTCGGTGCTCTATTTCACGGCATTATGGAAGAAACGGAACTGGTTGCAGCAACCGTGGCTCCTGAAACTGTTCGCATTGGCAACGCCGCTGGGATTCATTGCGGTGGAAGCCGGCTGGACGGTCACCGAAGTAGGTCGCCAGCCGTGGATCATCTACGGCATTATGCGCACCGCCGACGCCGTCACCCCAATGCCCGGCATCGCCTATTCATTTTATTTATTCACAGCCATTTACGTCTCCCTGGCCGCATTCGTAGTCTTCATGCTCTACCGGCAGATTAAGATGGTTGGGAAGCTTTATGATCATAGTTAA
- a CDS encoding type II toxin-antitoxin system RelE family toxin, whose amino-acid sequence MEKTFLKELKRCPAFVQKQVESVLESIFRATDIMHVPNCSVMQGKENKAYYRIRVGGYRIGLKYENGVVKIVTIITIQSRGDIYKKFPPK is encoded by the coding sequence TTGGAAAAAACGTTTTTGAAAGAGTTGAAACGTTGTCCTGCGTTTGTTCAAAAACAGGTGGAAAGCGTACTGGAAAGCATTTTCCGGGCAACCGACATCATGCATGTTCCTAACTGCTCTGTGATGCAGGGCAAGGAAAACAAAGCGTATTACAGGATCAGGGTAGGAGGTTATCGCATCGGGTTGAAGTATGAAAATGGTGTGGTTAAAATCGTTACCATTATCACCATTCAGTCACGAGGCGATATTTACAAGAAATTCCCTCCCAAATAA
- a CDS encoding 3-hydroxyacyl-CoA dehydrogenase family protein: MNPNEIPVGIVGLGLMGCSIVACLLIAGHPVAAVAPVPADLDHAERRIREHLQNAWQNGIVDNEPEFYLRKLIITEDYSVLYPCKLVNECTIENIDIKNAVYQKIEKEIAPDALLTSNTSAIPISQLQKLTQHPSRFLGLHWTEPAHTTRFLEIICGDESDIKNGEYLYELSHLWGKEPILVRKDIAGFITNRLMYAMYREAISLVENGYATIEDVDRSCRNNAGYFMTLVGVFRWMDLTGVPAYHNVMKNLLPTLNNSTEVPELIDKVVREGGKGVLNSHGFYEYEPGEAEVWEETFKEFTYDIRELALKYPGDIVKQRLAEKRQAENGDEV, from the coding sequence ATGAATCCAAACGAAATACCTGTCGGCATCGTGGGCCTGGGCCTGATGGGATGCAGCATTGTGGCGTGCCTGCTCATCGCCGGCCATCCGGTAGCAGCGGTGGCGCCCGTCCCCGCCGACCTCGACCACGCCGAGCGCCGCATCCGCGAACATTTACAAAATGCCTGGCAAAATGGCATCGTCGATAACGAACCGGAATTTTATCTGCGAAAACTGATCATCACGGAGGACTACTCGGTGCTATACCCTTGCAAGCTGGTAAACGAATGCACGATCGAGAACATCGACATCAAGAACGCCGTTTATCAGAAAATCGAAAAGGAAATTGCGCCCGACGCATTGCTGACGAGCAATACTTCCGCCATTCCGATCAGCCAGCTTCAAAAACTCACACAGCACCCCTCCCGCTTCCTCGGCCTGCATTGGACGGAACCCGCGCACACGACCCGGTTCTTGGAAATCATTTGCGGCGACGAATCCGACATTAAAAACGGCGAATACCTCTACGAGCTTTCGCATTTGTGGGGCAAAGAGCCGATCCTGGTCCGGAAGGACATTGCCGGCTTCATCACCAACCGCCTCATGTACGCCATGTACCGCGAGGCGATCAGTCTGGTTGAAAACGGCTACGCGACGATCGAGGACGTGGACCGGTCCTGCCGCAACAATGCGGGATATTTCATGACGCTCGTGGGCGTTTTCCGCTGGATGGACCTCACCGGTGTGCCGGCGTACCATAATGTGATGAAAAACCTGCTCCCCACGCTCAATAACAGCACCGAAGTACCCGAGCTGATCGACAAAGTCGTGCGCGAGGGCGGCAAAGGCGTGCTCAATTCACACGGATTTTACGAATACGAGCCCGGCGAAGCGGAGGTTTGGGAAGAAACTTTCAAGGAATTCACCTACGACATTCGCGAGCTGGCGCTGAAATATCCAGGCGATATCGTAAAACAGCGGCTGGCGGAGAAGCGACAGGCGGAGAATGGCGATGAGGTGTAA
- a CDS encoding CsbD family protein has protein sequence MSSFTQQVKGNWNELKGKFKQQYADLTDDDLLYEEGKEDELLGKIQKRIGKTRAEVESEVESWSR, from the coding sequence ATGAGCTCATTCACACAACAAGTAAAAGGTAACTGGAACGAACTCAAAGGAAAGTTCAAGCAACAATACGCTGACTTGACCGACGACGATCTGCTATATGAAGAAGGAAAAGAAGATGAACTTCTTGGAAAAATTCAGAAAAGGATCGGCAAAACCAGAGCGGAGGTAGAAAGTGAAGTTGAAAGCTGGTCACGCTAG
- a CDS encoding AGE family epimerase/isomerase, producing the protein MNVDQLKSYREEIRQHLTSELLPFWENRAVDRENGGFITHFDNAGNDSGEDEKSLIAQTRTVYTFSSAHRAGYGEGRYADIARHGVDFLINKMWDNEYGGFYWLMDRKGNVNIDEKIVYGHSFAIYSLAEYTLATGDPRGLEYAEKVFDLLQKHGADTYYGGYFEMFHRNWDLKGPGAAGGDRKTLDAHMHLMEAFTTLYEASGKQVHRRKLVEIIRLLINKIMHPQYRTGIPQFWEDWSVAPQIKFDIIWGWDRFTEDGVKSSAEDNTSYGHNVEFAWLLMHALDIAGIPYDEYHDQLKASYDHAVEYGIDWEFGGVYVEGSHAGEVYDREKEFWQQAEVIIGMLDAYRVYGDEKYLKAYDATHRFVFDKMIHHSVGEWLPLLTRQGEPIWKHMSHSWKVNYHSVRSMVQGIVRLNKLIGNK; encoded by the coding sequence ATGAATGTAGATCAATTGAAAAGTTACCGCGAGGAAATCCGCCAGCATCTGACTTCGGAGCTGCTTCCATTCTGGGAAAACCGGGCTGTGGACCGGGAAAACGGCGGCTTTATAACGCATTTCGACAACGCAGGCAACGATTCGGGCGAGGACGAAAAGTCGCTCATCGCGCAAACACGCACGGTGTACACCTTCTCCTCCGCACACCGCGCGGGCTATGGCGAAGGCCGGTATGCCGACATTGCCCGGCACGGTGTCGATTTTCTGATCAACAAGATGTGGGACAATGAATATGGCGGGTTTTACTGGCTCATGGACCGCAAGGGCAATGTCAACATCGACGAAAAAATCGTGTACGGCCACAGCTTCGCGATTTACAGCCTTGCGGAATATACGCTCGCTACCGGAGACCCCCGCGGTTTGGAATATGCGGAAAAGGTTTTTGACCTGTTACAAAAACATGGCGCAGACACCTACTACGGCGGCTATTTCGAGATGTTCCACCGCAACTGGGACCTCAAAGGCCCCGGCGCGGCGGGAGGCGACCGCAAGACGCTCGACGCTCATATGCACCTCATGGAAGCATTCACGACGCTCTACGAAGCCTCGGGCAAGCAGGTTCACCGCCGCAAGCTGGTTGAGATAATCCGTTTGCTCATTAATAAAATCATGCATCCGCAATACCGGACCGGCATTCCGCAGTTCTGGGAAGATTGGTCGGTGGCGCCGCAGATCAAATTTGACATTATCTGGGGCTGGGACCGCTTTACCGAGGACGGTGTAAAGAGCTCGGCGGAGGATAATACCAGCTACGGCCACAACGTAGAATTTGCGTGGCTGCTCATGCACGCGCTCGACATTGCCGGCATTCCGTACGACGAATACCACGACCAGCTCAAAGCTTCCTACGACCACGCGGTCGAGTATGGCATCGATTGGGAGTTTGGCGGTGTGTATGTGGAGGGCTCTCACGCCGGCGAAGTGTACGATCGCGAGAAGGAGTTCTGGCAGCAAGCGGAAGTCATTATCGGTATGCTCGACGCCTACCGGGTGTATGGCGATGAGAAGTATTTGAAAGCCTACGACGCCACCCATCGTTTTGTTTTTGATAAAATGATCCACCATTCGGTAGGCGAATGGCTCCCGCTCCTCACACGCCAGGGCGAGCCGATATGGAAGCATATGAGCCATTCGTGGAAGGTCAATTACCATTCGGTGCGCTCGATGGTGCAGGGAATTGTCCGTTTGAACAAACTGATTGGAAATAAGTAG
- a CDS encoding DNA polymerase/3'-5' exonuclease PolX, giving the protein MSNPEIVEVLELTAKLLELHNADPFKIKGYSVAAFYLDKYKESELQYMTEQELTKLQGVGKSTATKIAQIARTGTFPELEELIANTPLGVMEMFNIKGIGPKKIAVLWQELGIDNLHELELACLNGTVAKVKGFGANTQQKILDSLAFLKDQAGKLRMDKAEAVAGIIVNELKKTFDLVEAAGEVRRKSEVVETIRILAGTDSPALLQHTIGEIDLLVQDVKSSSPFVWRGNIQDVAVGVEIVAVKPERWVNELFLETSGADHLGLAGTSGSTIWRHAHYESADNEQAIYEKAGLPYIVPEMREGAGELAWAETRTPDQLVTWDDLKGILHNHSTYSDGQHTLEQMALRCRDLGFEYLGIADHSQTATYAQGLKVEEVIRQHEEIARLNARFASENPEKPFKILKGIESDILGDGSLDYPSDVLATFDYIVASVHSNLSMTLEKATTRLLKAIENPYTTILGHPTGRLLLSREGYPIDHQVIIDACAANGVVIEINASPWRLDLDWRWISYCMEKGVMLSINPDAHAMEGYLDMHYGVANARKGGLTKDMTFNALSLGQIAEYLKGRVVRVN; this is encoded by the coding sequence ATGAGTAATCCGGAAATCGTAGAGGTCCTCGAACTAACTGCCAAGCTGCTGGAACTGCATAATGCCGATCCTTTCAAGATCAAAGGCTATTCCGTAGCTGCTTTTTACCTGGATAAATACAAGGAAAGCGAACTGCAATACATGACCGAGCAGGAGCTGACCAAATTGCAGGGGGTGGGGAAAAGCACGGCCACGAAAATTGCTCAGATCGCCCGCACAGGCACCTTCCCTGAACTCGAAGAGCTGATCGCCAACACGCCGCTCGGAGTGATGGAAATGTTCAATATCAAGGGAATAGGTCCTAAGAAGATCGCGGTTCTGTGGCAGGAACTTGGCATAGATAACCTCCATGAGCTCGAACTGGCCTGTCTGAACGGCACCGTCGCGAAGGTGAAAGGCTTCGGTGCGAACACCCAGCAGAAAATCCTCGATTCGCTCGCATTCCTCAAAGACCAGGCCGGAAAGCTGCGGATGGACAAAGCCGAGGCTGTGGCCGGAATAATCGTCAATGAATTAAAAAAGACCTTTGACCTCGTGGAAGCGGCAGGAGAGGTGCGGAGAAAATCCGAGGTGGTGGAAACGATACGCATCCTCGCCGGCACCGATTCGCCTGCGCTTTTGCAGCATACGATCGGCGAAATTGACCTGCTGGTGCAGGACGTAAAATCGTCGTCGCCGTTTGTCTGGCGCGGGAACATCCAGGATGTGGCCGTGGGGGTGGAAATCGTGGCGGTGAAGCCGGAGCGATGGGTGAACGAGCTCTTTCTCGAAACCTCGGGCGCCGACCACCTCGGGCTCGCCGGCACATCAGGCAGTACCATCTGGCGCCACGCGCACTACGAATCCGCCGACAATGAACAAGCCATTTATGAAAAAGCGGGCTTGCCCTACATCGTACCCGAAATGCGCGAAGGCGCAGGCGAGCTTGCCTGGGCCGAAACCCGCACGCCCGATCAGCTCGTGACCTGGGACGACCTCAAAGGTATCCTCCACAACCATAGCACCTATTCCGACGGCCAGCATACCCTCGAACAAATGGCGCTTCGTTGCCGCGACCTTGGTTTCGAATACCTGGGCATCGCCGACCATTCGCAAACGGCCACGTACGCGCAGGGACTGAAAGTGGAAGAAGTGATCCGGCAGCACGAGGAAATCGCCCGGCTGAATGCCCGTTTTGCCTCGGAAAACCCTGAAAAGCCATTCAAAATCCTGAAAGGAATAGAATCCGACATTCTCGGCGACGGCTCACTCGATTATCCGTCGGACGTGCTGGCGACATTCGATTACATTGTCGCATCCGTCCACAGCAACCTTTCCATGACGCTCGAAAAGGCGACGACCCGGCTGTTGAAAGCCATCGAAAATCCTTATACCACGATATTAGGGCACCCAACCGGCCGTCTGCTCCTTTCCCGTGAAGGTTACCCGATAGACCATCAGGTAATCATCGACGCCTGCGCCGCCAACGGCGTAGTGATCGAAATCAACGCCTCTCCCTGGCGCCTCGACCTCGATTGGCGCTGGATATCTTACTGCATGGAAAAAGGCGTAATGCTCAGCATTAATCCCGACGCACACGCGATGGAAGGCTATCTGGATATGCACTACGGCGTAGCCAATGCCAGAAAAGGCGGCCTGACGAAGGATATGACGTTCAATGCGCTTAGTTTGGGGCAGATAGCGGAGTATTTGAAAGGCCGCGTGGTACGAGTGAATTGA
- a CDS encoding ATP-binding protein produces the protein MFVARYIYPALLAHSTKRQITVLTGMRRTGKTTLLKQLMAQCDIPQKHYFDLERIDVRTLFSEPNYETIVQALSRQGTDFSKKVLICIDEIQLAPNLPSVLKYLYDSYDIKFIVTGSSAYYMKNQFSESLAGRKKIFEIFPLTFGELLAFKGIQGGRPEIKSAAKFVTSEYERLKAYYDEYVDFGGFPEVVLAESAEDKRDLISDILSSYINFDLTLLSDIRNPTNLFKLIKLLSVRIGTKLDISKLTSLTGMARQTVENYLDLLEKSYLIKTIPVLAKSPDREIVKARKVYFLDNGIASLAGELSSGSKFENAVFNQLAHRGEIAYYQLKTGREIDFILDQKQCFEVKETATEADLKHTESLARNLDITESYVIGRHPVRVFEGFIWGGFLQ, from the coding sequence ATGTTCGTCGCACGCTACATTTATCCTGCCCTTCTGGCGCATTCAACCAAGAGGCAGATCACGGTCCTAACCGGCATGCGACGGACTGGGAAGACCACGCTTTTGAAACAATTGATGGCGCAATGTGACATCCCGCAAAAGCACTATTTTGATTTGGAGAGAATCGACGTTAGAACGCTCTTTTCCGAACCGAACTACGAAACCATCGTGCAGGCATTAAGTCGGCAAGGGACGGATTTTTCCAAAAAAGTGCTGATTTGCATAGATGAAATCCAGCTCGCTCCGAATTTGCCCAGTGTGCTCAAATACCTGTATGACAGCTACGATATCAAATTTATCGTCACGGGTTCGAGTGCATATTACATGAAGAACCAGTTCTCCGAATCGCTTGCAGGCCGCAAAAAAATCTTCGAAATATTTCCCCTGACTTTTGGCGAGTTGCTGGCATTTAAAGGAATACAAGGCGGTAGACCGGAAATCAAAAGCGCGGCAAAATTTGTCACTTCCGAATACGAACGTCTGAAAGCCTATTATGATGAGTACGTCGATTTCGGCGGGTTTCCCGAGGTGGTTCTGGCAGAATCGGCAGAAGATAAGCGTGATTTGATCAGCGATATTCTGAGCTCATATATCAACTTCGATCTCACATTGCTTTCCGACATCCGCAACCCGACCAATTTGTTCAAGCTGATCAAGTTGCTTTCTGTTCGTATAGGCACGAAACTGGATATATCAAAACTGACGAGTCTGACCGGAATGGCCCGGCAAACGGTTGAGAATTACCTCGATTTGCTGGAAAAAAGCTACCTCATCAAGACAATTCCGGTACTCGCCAAAAGTCCCGACCGGGAGATCGTGAAGGCGAGAAAGGTCTATTTCCTCGACAATGGCATCGCATCCTTAGCCGGCGAGCTTAGCAGCGGTTCAAAGTTTGAAAATGCAGTTTTTAACCAACTCGCGCATCGTGGAGAAATTGCTTATTATCAACTCAAAACCGGCCGGGAGATCGACTTTATCCTTGATCAGAAACAGTGTTTTGAAGTGAAGGAAACGGCAACGGAAGCTGATTTGAAGCATACTGAATCGCTTGCAAGGAACCTGGATATTACGGAATCTTACGTGATAGGCAGGCATCCGGTGCGGGTATTCGAAGGATTTATTTGGGGAGGCTTTCTTCAATAA
- a CDS encoding hydrogen peroxide-inducible genes activator, which produces MNIQQLEYIVAVDNHRHFIQAAEHCNVTQPTLSMMIRKLEEELSVKIFDRTKQPIVPTSVGREIIDQARTILRETARINEIAKHFNGDLSGELHVGVIPTIAPYLLPHFVNPFISNYPDIKLHVSEMITDRIITALKTGNLDVGIIASVSEENSLQEIPLYKERFYAYVSEKTDLYAKQYILPTDIEPNELWLLEEGHCFRTQIQRLCELSRSSQFGNSFSYRSGSIETLIRMVERNGGITILPEMAVMELSDERRKHIRHFRFPEPAREVCLVVNREQMKARLIGALQQGIMAHLPEELSNKELEVRVL; this is translated from the coding sequence ATGAACATCCAGCAACTGGAATATATCGTCGCTGTCGACAATCACCGCCATTTTATACAGGCCGCCGAGCATTGTAATGTTACGCAGCCCACACTTTCGATGATGATCCGGAAGCTGGAAGAGGAATTATCGGTAAAGATTTTCGACCGCACGAAGCAGCCCATTGTGCCTACCAGCGTCGGGCGCGAAATCATCGACCAGGCCAGGACAATTTTACGGGAAACAGCGCGGATCAATGAAATCGCGAAACATTTTAATGGCGACCTCTCCGGCGAACTGCACGTGGGCGTTATCCCGACCATCGCTCCGTACCTGCTACCCCATTTCGTGAATCCATTTATTTCAAATTACCCGGATATCAAACTGCACGTTTCCGAAATGATTACCGATCGGATCATCACCGCACTGAAAACGGGCAATCTTGATGTGGGCATCATTGCGTCGGTGTCGGAGGAAAACAGCTTACAGGAAATACCGCTGTACAAGGAGCGCTTTTACGCCTATGTTTCTGAAAAAACAGATTTGTATGCCAAACAATACATCCTCCCCACCGACATCGAGCCAAACGAACTATGGCTGCTCGAAGAAGGGCATTGCTTCCGCACGCAAATCCAGCGCCTATGCGAACTGAGCCGCAGTAGCCAGTTCGGAAACAGTTTCAGCTACCGGTCGGGCAGCATCGAAACGCTCATCCGTATGGTCGAGCGGAATGGCGGGATCACCATTCTTCCCGAAATGGCTGTCATGGAGCTTTCCGATGAGCGCCGGAAACATATCCGGCACTTCCGCTTCCCCGAGCCCGCCCGCGAGGTATGCCTGGTCGTTAACCGCGAACAAATGAAAGCCCGGCTCATCGGCGCATTGCAGCAAGGGATCATGGCGCATTTGCCCGAAGAGCTTTCGAATAAAGAACTGGAAGTGAGGGTGTTGTAG